The Streptomyces sp. NBC_00162 genome window below encodes:
- the ribH gene encoding 6,7-dimethyl-8-ribityllumazine synthase, whose amino-acid sequence MSGKGAPELSVKNCGDLRVAVIAAQWHEKVMDGLVDGALRALHELGIDEPTLLRVPGSFELPVVAKVLAGRGYDAIVALGVVIRGGTPHFDYVCQGVTQGLVQVSIDTGVPVGFGVLTCDNDEQALDRAGLEGSNEDKGHEAVTAAVSTAMTLRTVSEPWR is encoded by the coding sequence GTGAGCGGCAAGGGCGCACCCGAACTGAGCGTGAAGAACTGCGGAGACCTGCGCGTCGCCGTCATCGCCGCCCAGTGGCACGAGAAGGTCATGGACGGACTGGTCGACGGCGCCCTGCGGGCCCTGCACGAACTGGGCATCGACGAGCCGACCCTGCTGCGCGTCCCCGGCAGCTTCGAGCTCCCGGTCGTGGCGAAGGTACTCGCCGGCCGCGGTTACGATGCCATCGTCGCCCTCGGTGTGGTCATCCGCGGCGGCACCCCGCACTTCGACTACGTCTGCCAGGGCGTCACCCAGGGCCTGGTACAGGTGTCGATCGACACCGGAGTCCCCGTCGGCTTCGGCGTACTGACCTGTGACAACGACGAGCAGGCGCTGGACCGCGCCGGGCTCGAAGGGTCGAACGAGGACAAGGGGCACGAAGCGGTCACCGCCGCCGTCTCCACCGCCATGACCCTGCGGACGGTCAGCGAACCCTGGCGCTGA
- a CDS encoding hemolysin family protein has translation MTTPLLLLGAAFVLILANGFFVAAEFGLVTVEKPEAERAAADGDRRARTVVKALRELSFQLSGTQLGITITSLVVGMLAEPALAALLAGPLAATGLSGGAASGVAVVIGMLLASAVQMVVGELVPKNWAISRPLQVARFVAGPQHAFSRAFRPVIAGLNAVANRLVRALGVEPTEEMASARTPGELVSLVRHSAQAGALEQDTADLFVRTLSLGELTAQHVMTPRVKVSALMHTATAADVLNLTRATGKSRFPVYRDRIDEITGVVHLKDALAVPEPERARTTVGRISVAPLLVPGSLPVQPLLERLRSEQPMAVVVDEYGGTAGVVTLEDIVEELVGEVRDEHDLAEDDGPELAAVPAEDGRPSWEADGSCRVQTLRRIGLEVPEGPYETVAGLVADLLGRIPAPGDRAELPGWRLSVRQVGRNRAERVRLVRLTAVPAAGSYGTAPEAGRAALRGAGRPDAPAPQPAELEGAAR, from the coding sequence ATGACCACCCCGCTACTCCTGCTCGGCGCGGCTTTCGTCCTGATCCTCGCCAACGGTTTCTTCGTGGCAGCCGAATTCGGGCTCGTCACCGTGGAGAAGCCCGAGGCCGAGCGCGCCGCAGCCGACGGTGACCGCCGTGCCCGCACGGTCGTCAAGGCCCTGCGGGAGCTGTCCTTCCAGCTCTCCGGCACCCAGCTCGGCATCACCATCACCTCCCTCGTGGTCGGCATGCTCGCCGAACCCGCCCTGGCCGCACTGCTGGCCGGGCCGCTCGCCGCGACCGGCCTGTCCGGGGGCGCCGCCTCCGGCGTCGCCGTGGTCATCGGGATGCTGCTCGCCTCCGCCGTCCAGATGGTCGTCGGCGAGCTCGTCCCGAAGAACTGGGCCATCTCCCGGCCGCTCCAGGTCGCCCGCTTCGTCGCCGGCCCCCAGCACGCCTTCTCCCGCGCCTTCCGGCCGGTGATCGCCGGCCTCAACGCCGTCGCCAACCGGCTCGTACGGGCGCTCGGCGTGGAGCCGACCGAGGAGATGGCCTCCGCCCGCACCCCCGGCGAACTGGTCTCCCTGGTCCGTCATTCGGCCCAGGCCGGCGCCCTCGAACAGGACACCGCCGACCTCTTCGTACGGACCCTCTCGCTGGGCGAGCTCACGGCCCAGCACGTCATGACCCCCCGGGTGAAGGTCAGCGCCCTGATGCACACGGCCACCGCGGCCGACGTGCTCAACCTGACCCGCGCCACGGGCAAGTCCCGCTTCCCGGTCTACCGCGACCGCATCGACGAGATCACCGGCGTGGTCCACCTCAAGGACGCCCTCGCCGTGCCCGAGCCGGAGCGCGCCCGTACCACCGTGGGCCGGATCAGCGTCGCCCCGCTGCTGGTGCCCGGCTCCCTGCCGGTGCAGCCGCTGCTGGAGCGGCTGCGCAGCGAACAGCCGATGGCCGTGGTCGTCGACGAGTACGGCGGCACCGCCGGTGTGGTCACCCTGGAGGACATCGTCGAGGAACTCGTCGGCGAGGTCCGAGACGAGCACGACCTCGCGGAGGACGACGGACCCGAGCTGGCCGCCGTACCCGCCGAGGACGGCCGCCCCTCCTGGGAGGCCGACGGCAGCTGCCGGGTGCAGACACTGCGCCGGATAGGCCTGGAGGTGCCCGAGGGCCCGTACGAGACCGTCGCCGGCCTCGTAGCGGACCTCCTCGGCCGGATCCCCGCCCCCGGGGACCGCGCGGAGCTTCCCGGCTGGCGGCTGTCCGTCCGTCAGGTCGGCCGCAACCGCGCGGAGCGGGTGCGGCTGGTCCGGCTCACGGCGGTCCCCGCGGCCGGTTCCTACGGGACCGCTCCCGAGGCCGGGCGCGCGGCACTGCGCGGCGCCGGCCGGCCCGACGCCCCGGCCCCGCAGCCGGCCGAGCTGGAGGGCGCTGCCCGATGA
- a CDS encoding riboflavin synthase has product MFTGIVEELGEVAAVEQLEEASRFRLRGPLVTEGAKHGDSIAVNGVCLTVVDTADGEFTADVMQETLNRSSLGALTEGSRVNLERPMALGGRLGGHLVQGHVDGTGEILSRTPSEHWEIVRIALPENLSRYVVEKGSITVDGVSLTVVEAAADWFTISLIPTTLALTTLGIKQPGDPVNLEVDVLAKYVERLLAAGVNPLHATGDDQ; this is encoded by the coding sequence GTGTTCACCGGAATCGTCGAAGAACTGGGCGAGGTCGCCGCGGTCGAGCAGCTCGAGGAAGCCTCCCGCTTCCGCCTGCGCGGCCCCCTCGTCACCGAGGGCGCCAAGCACGGCGACTCCATCGCCGTCAACGGCGTCTGCCTGACCGTCGTGGACACCGCCGACGGCGAGTTCACCGCCGACGTCATGCAGGAGACCCTCAACCGCTCCAGCCTCGGCGCCCTGACCGAAGGCTCCCGGGTCAACCTGGAGCGCCCGATGGCCCTCGGCGGACGGCTCGGCGGCCACCTGGTCCAGGGCCACGTCGACGGCACCGGCGAGATCCTCTCCCGCACCCCCTCGGAGCACTGGGAGATCGTCAGGATCGCCCTCCCGGAGAACCTCTCCCGCTACGTCGTCGAGAAGGGCTCCATCACGGTCGACGGCGTCAGCCTCACCGTGGTCGAGGCCGCCGCCGACTGGTTCACCATCAGCCTCATCCCGACCACCCTCGCGCTGACCACGCTGGGCATCAAGCAGCCCGGCGACCCGGTCAACCTCGAGGTCGACGTCCTCGCCAAGTACGTCGAACGCCTGCTGGCCGCCGGCGTGAACCCGCTGCACGCGACGGGAGACGACCAGTGA
- a CDS encoding phosphoribosyl-ATP diphosphatase, whose protein sequence is MANESSKSFEELFTELQLKAANGDPSTSRTAELVAKGVHAIGKKVVEEAAEVWMAAEYESKEAAAEEISQLLYHVQVMMVARGISLDDVYSHL, encoded by the coding sequence ATGGCGAACGAATCCTCCAAGAGCTTCGAAGAGCTCTTCACCGAGCTCCAGCTCAAGGCCGCCAACGGCGACCCCAGCACCTCCCGTACCGCCGAGCTGGTCGCCAAGGGCGTCCATGCCATCGGCAAGAAGGTCGTCGAGGAGGCCGCCGAGGTCTGGATGGCCGCCGAGTACGAGAGCAAGGAAGCCGCCGCCGAGGAGATCTCCCAGCTGCTCTACCACGTCCAGGTGATGATGGTGGCGCGCGGGATCTCCCTCGACGACGTCTACTCCCACCTCTGA
- a CDS encoding hemolysin family protein, whose amino-acid sequence MNVLQLLFALLLVLANGFFVGAEFALVSVRRSQIEPLAANSKRARQVLHGLENLPRMMAAAQFGITICSLTLGAVAEPTVARLLEPVFHAVHVPQGLIHPLGYAFALAAVVFLHLVIGEMVPKNLAMAAPEKTALWFSPGLVAFARLCGPVTRALGACAHLVLRLFKVEPKDEVEAVYTSAQLGRLVEDSRQAGLLEPGEQERLEDALELGSRPVTDVLLSPGRLVTVGPSATPRQIEQLTVRTGYSRFPVRSENGAFMGYLHVKDVLDLEERERAVPQRVWRRMTTLSATLPLDDALSVMRRDATHLAQVADPGGRVLGLVALEDVLEMLVGEVRDPSHRVPMARA is encoded by the coding sequence ATGAACGTGCTCCAGCTCCTCTTCGCCCTGCTGCTGGTCCTCGCCAACGGCTTCTTCGTCGGCGCCGAGTTCGCACTCGTCTCCGTACGGCGCAGCCAGATCGAGCCGCTCGCGGCGAACTCCAAGCGGGCCCGTCAGGTGCTCCACGGCCTGGAGAACCTGCCCCGCATGATGGCCGCCGCGCAGTTCGGCATCACCATCTGCTCGCTCACCCTCGGCGCGGTCGCCGAACCCACCGTGGCCCGGCTGCTGGAGCCCGTCTTCCACGCCGTCCACGTACCGCAGGGCCTGATCCACCCCCTCGGCTACGCCTTCGCGCTCGCCGCCGTGGTCTTCCTGCACCTGGTCATCGGCGAGATGGTCCCCAAGAACCTCGCCATGGCCGCCCCCGAGAAGACCGCCCTGTGGTTCAGCCCCGGCCTGGTGGCCTTCGCCCGTCTGTGCGGGCCGGTCACCAGGGCGCTGGGGGCCTGCGCGCACCTGGTCCTGAGGCTCTTCAAGGTCGAGCCGAAGGACGAGGTCGAGGCCGTCTACACCAGCGCCCAGCTGGGGCGGCTCGTGGAGGACTCCCGGCAGGCCGGGCTCCTGGAGCCCGGTGAGCAGGAGCGCCTGGAGGACGCGCTCGAGCTGGGCAGCCGTCCGGTCACCGACGTGCTCCTCTCGCCGGGCCGTCTGGTCACGGTCGGCCCCTCCGCCACCCCGCGGCAGATCGAGCAGCTGACGGTCCGCACCGGCTACTCCCGCTTCCCCGTCCGCTCCGAGAACGGCGCCTTCATGGGCTACCTGCACGTGAAGGACGTGCTGGACCTGGAAGAGCGGGAGCGGGCCGTGCCGCAGCGGGTCTGGCGCCGGATGACCACCCTGTCCGCCACGCTCCCGCTGGACGACGCCCTCAGCGTCATGCGGAGGGACGCCACCCACCTGGCCCAGGTCGCCGATCCGGGGGGCCGGGTCCTGGGCCTGGTCGCCCTGGAGGACGTCCTGGAAATGCTGGTCGGCGAGGTCCGCGACCCGTCCCACCGAGTCCCGATGGCCCGCGCCTAG
- the hisG gene encoding ATP phosphoribosyltransferase, translating to MLRIAVPNKGSLSGPASAMLHEAGYRMRKESKELVVVDPENEVEFFYLRPKDIAIYVSSGRLDIGITGRDLLLDSGASAEEILALNFGRSTFRYATLPGTAKGPEDFHGMTIATSYEGIVAKHLAEKGIDASVVHLDGAVETAIQLGVAQIIADVVETGTSLRNAGLEVIGEPILTSEAVVIRSNGTDADDPRAQQFLRRLQGVLVARSYVMMDYDCRAEHLERAVALTPGLESPTVSPLHNEGWVAVRAMVPAKEAQRIMDDLYELGARAILTTSIHACRL from the coding sequence ATGCTGCGCATCGCCGTCCCCAACAAGGGTTCACTCTCCGGACCGGCGTCGGCGATGCTCCATGAGGCGGGCTACCGGATGCGCAAGGAGTCCAAGGAGCTCGTGGTCGTCGACCCCGAGAACGAGGTGGAGTTCTTCTACCTCCGCCCCAAGGACATCGCGATCTACGTCTCTTCGGGCCGGCTCGACATCGGCATCACCGGCCGTGACCTGCTGCTCGACTCCGGCGCCAGCGCCGAGGAGATCCTGGCGCTGAACTTCGGCCGCTCCACCTTCCGCTACGCGACCCTCCCCGGCACCGCGAAGGGCCCCGAGGACTTCCACGGGATGACCATCGCGACCTCGTACGAGGGAATCGTCGCCAAGCACCTCGCCGAGAAGGGCATCGACGCCTCCGTCGTCCACCTCGACGGCGCGGTCGAGACCGCCATCCAGCTCGGCGTCGCCCAGATCATCGCGGACGTCGTCGAGACCGGCACCAGCCTGCGCAACGCCGGCCTCGAGGTCATCGGCGAGCCGATCCTCACCTCCGAGGCCGTCGTCATCCGGAGCAACGGCACCGACGCCGACGACCCGCGCGCACAGCAGTTCCTGCGCCGTCTCCAGGGCGTCCTGGTGGCCCGCAGCTACGTGATGATGGACTACGACTGCCGTGCCGAGCACCTCGAGCGCGCGGTCGCCCTCACCCCGGGCCTGGAGTCGCCGACCGTCTCCCCGCTGCACAACGAGGGCTGGGTCGCGGTCCGTGCCATGGTCCCGGCCAAGGAGGCCCAGCGGATCATGGACGACCTGTACGAGCTCGGCGCGCGCGCGATCCTCACCACCTCGATCCACGCCTGCCGTCTCTGA
- a CDS encoding bifunctional 3,4-dihydroxy-2-butanone-4-phosphate synthase/GTP cyclohydrolase II, translating into MTSLKPVPAIPEENLEGSFEETFRLDPVEQAIRDIAAGRPIVVVDDEDRENEGDLVIAAEKATPEIIAFMMSECRGLICAPMEGTELDRLELPQMVQNNTESMKTAFTVSVDASAAHGVSTGISAADRATTLRLLADGASEPGDFVRPGHIFPLRAKPGGVLVRNGHTEAAVDLARLAGLRPAGAIVEIAGEDGVMLRLPELIPFARKHGLTIISIEDLIAYRRSAEPTVRREAEVSLPTAFGDFTAYGFRSTVDGVEHVALVHGEIGDGTDVLVRMHSECLTGDIFASQRCDCGPQLHASMERIQAAGRGVVVYLRGHEGRGIGLLSKLRAYELQERGRDTLDANLELGLPADARDYGAGAQILADLGVRSVRLLTNNPDKSAALVRHGIAVVGREPMPVEAGEHNLRYLRTKRDRMGHDLPWLDGAVTTSACGNQ; encoded by the coding sequence ATGACCAGCCTCAAGCCCGTGCCCGCCATCCCCGAAGAGAACCTCGAAGGGAGCTTCGAGGAGACCTTCCGCCTCGACCCCGTCGAGCAGGCCATCCGCGACATCGCCGCAGGCCGGCCGATCGTCGTCGTCGACGACGAGGACCGCGAGAACGAGGGCGACCTCGTCATCGCCGCCGAGAAGGCCACCCCCGAGATCATCGCCTTCATGATGAGCGAGTGCCGCGGCCTGATCTGCGCCCCCATGGAGGGCACCGAGCTGGACCGGCTCGAGCTCCCCCAGATGGTCCAGAACAACACCGAGTCGATGAAGACCGCCTTCACCGTCTCCGTCGACGCGAGCGCCGCCCACGGCGTGAGCACCGGCATCTCGGCCGCCGACCGCGCCACCACCCTGCGGCTCCTCGCCGACGGGGCCAGTGAACCCGGCGACTTCGTCCGCCCCGGCCACATCTTCCCGCTGCGCGCCAAGCCCGGCGGCGTCCTGGTCCGCAACGGCCACACCGAGGCCGCCGTCGACCTCGCCCGCCTCGCGGGCCTGCGCCCGGCCGGCGCCATCGTGGAGATCGCCGGTGAGGACGGCGTCATGCTGCGCCTGCCCGAGCTGATCCCCTTCGCCCGCAAGCACGGCCTGACGATCATCTCCATCGAGGACCTGATCGCCTACCGCCGCTCCGCCGAGCCGACCGTGCGCCGCGAGGCCGAGGTCAGCCTGCCGACCGCCTTCGGCGACTTCACCGCCTACGGCTTCCGCTCCACCGTCGACGGGGTCGAGCACGTGGCCCTGGTCCACGGCGAGATCGGCGACGGCACGGACGTCCTGGTCCGGATGCACTCCGAATGCCTGACCGGCGACATCTTCGCCTCCCAGCGCTGCGACTGCGGCCCCCAGCTGCACGCCTCCATGGAGCGGATCCAGGCCGCCGGCCGCGGCGTCGTCGTCTACCTGCGCGGCCACGAGGGCCGCGGCATCGGACTGCTGTCCAAGCTGCGCGCGTACGAACTCCAGGAGCGCGGACGCGACACCCTCGACGCCAACCTGGAACTGGGCCTGCCCGCCGACGCCCGCGACTACGGGGCCGGCGCCCAGATCCTCGCCGACCTCGGCGTGCGCAGCGTCCGGCTGCTGACCAACAACCCCGACAAGTCCGCCGCCCTCGTACGACACGGCATCGCGGTCGTTGGCCGGGAGCCGATGCCGGTGGAGGCGGGCGAGCACAATCTGCGGTACCTGCGCACCAAGCGGGACCGGATGGGCCACGACCTGCCCTGGCTGGACGGGGCCGTGACCACGTCCGCCTGCGGCAACCAGTAA
- a CDS encoding uridine kinase family protein, with translation MEPHLSLESLARDLSALPPSLGPVRLVGIDGHAGSGKSTFAERLAEALAGAPVLHLDDVATHEELFGWQERLRTQVLEPLAAGRPAHWAPYDWVERRFGPERVLEPAPVLLVEGVGAGRRALRPHLARLLWMETPREKSWGRGRNRDGRELSDFWDGWERAELAHFSDDPSRPFADTLVRQSGTGYEWSSGTSATARTPASVTESDGLPRA, from the coding sequence GTGGAGCCACACCTGTCACTCGAGTCCCTCGCGCGGGACCTCTCCGCGCTGCCTCCGTCCCTCGGCCCGGTACGGCTCGTCGGGATCGACGGGCACGCCGGCTCCGGGAAGAGCACCTTCGCCGAGCGGCTGGCGGAAGCCCTGGCCGGTGCCCCGGTGCTGCACCTGGACGACGTGGCCACCCACGAGGAGCTCTTCGGCTGGCAGGAGCGACTGCGGACGCAGGTGCTGGAGCCGCTGGCGGCCGGGCGGCCCGCGCACTGGGCCCCGTACGACTGGGTGGAGCGCCGCTTCGGCCCGGAGCGGGTGCTGGAGCCGGCGCCGGTGCTCCTCGTCGAGGGAGTCGGGGCCGGCCGGCGGGCGCTGCGCCCGCATCTGGCGCGGCTGCTGTGGATGGAGACGCCGCGCGAGAAGTCCTGGGGACGGGGGCGAAACCGGGACGGGCGTGAACTTTCCGATTTCTGGGACGGATGGGAGCGCGCGGAGCTCGCGCACTTCTCGGACGACCCTTCGCGCCCCTTCGCCGACACCCTGGTACGCCAGAGCGGTACGGGATACGAGTGGTCTTCCGGGACCAGTGCGACCGCCCGAACACCCGCTTCCGTCACCGAGAGCGACGGACTCCCCCGGGCCTGA
- a CDS encoding nicotinamide mononucleotide transporter family protein → MSALTWLNAEAFTVFGQKVIWSDMIGNLMGLAALALGWRRSLWTWPAQLLSGLILIAAYASAHLSGGVGKQLLVIGVAVWGWRAWQRGRQQAQDGSIAVRTATWKERGLLLAGAALGTLAVGGLFTAFPHLSWSPWADAYIFVGTIVAMVAQARGLVEFWFAWLLVDLVGVPLAFNNGLAFSGLVYVVYFALVLWGAYDWYQRSRTTTAPALEGATA, encoded by the coding sequence GTGAGCGCCCTGACCTGGCTCAACGCCGAGGCCTTCACCGTCTTCGGCCAGAAGGTCATCTGGTCCGACATGATCGGCAACCTGATGGGCCTCGCCGCCCTCGCCCTCGGCTGGCGCCGCTCCCTATGGACCTGGCCCGCCCAGCTCCTCTCCGGCCTGATCCTCATCGCCGCCTACGCCTCCGCCCACCTCTCCGGCGGCGTCGGCAAGCAGCTGCTCGTCATCGGCGTGGCCGTATGGGGCTGGCGTGCCTGGCAGCGCGGCCGGCAGCAGGCCCAGGACGGCTCCATCGCCGTGCGCACCGCCACCTGGAAGGAGCGCGGACTGCTCCTCGCCGGTGCGGCGCTGGGCACCCTCGCCGTCGGCGGCCTCTTCACGGCCTTCCCACACCTGTCCTGGAGCCCGTGGGCGGACGCCTACATCTTCGTGGGCACCATCGTCGCGATGGTCGCCCAGGCCCGCGGTCTCGTCGAGTTCTGGTTCGCCTGGCTCCTCGTCGACCTGGTCGGCGTCCCCCTCGCCTTCAACAACGGCCTGGCCTTCTCCGGCCTCGTGTACGTCGTGTACTTCGCCCTCGTGCTGTGGGGCGCATACGACTGGTACCAGCGCTCGCGCACCACCACCGCCCCGGCCCTGGAAGGAGCAACGGCATGA
- a CDS encoding AAA family ATPase, producing the protein MDFGTPGSTHAPAELAWLRGVDACTMGAYPQAEEEFRAAVGLDPAMADAWLGLHALRVDTTNALLRMYAHRDRFGEQRARHRRTLNSWYWLGWWVQPVLESRRDLLLAHASHWLDGRHVPELDQALAALPPVDTDPQVRFLHACRAYLVKDWEQLVRQTEPLVDDPLLGIEAGLFGGMARVRLEMYGQAEPMLSAALMRCRSEQPQRKELRYWLARAHEGTGRSAAALPLYRAVHRVDPAFMDTAARLTAIEDGDDTDGMAGMAGYSGFGSYGGHGPPPAGGDFAAVALGGGGPVQDIAADGQAEPDPLTSPPPAGRVEGARRKVSVPPQGAPTGLPAGPADPEALAEALAELERMVGLEPVKRQVKALSAQLHMARLRAGQGLPVQPPKRHFVFSGPSGTGKTTVARILGRVFYALGLLGGDHLVEAQRADLVGEFLGQTAVKANELIDSAIGGVLFVDEAYSLSNSGYSKGDAYGDEALQVLLKRAEDNRDHLVVILAGYPAGMDRLLSANPGLSSRFTSRVDFPSYRPLELTAIGGVLAEANGDGWDEEALEELRSISGHVVEQGWIDELGNGRFLRTLYEKSCAYRDLRLAGFPGEPSRDDLATLRLPDLMQAYGEVLSGRGPQDRPEPPPL; encoded by the coding sequence ATGGATTTCGGCACGCCGGGCAGCACGCACGCCCCGGCCGAACTGGCCTGGCTGCGCGGGGTCGACGCCTGCACCATGGGCGCCTATCCGCAGGCCGAGGAGGAGTTCCGGGCGGCCGTTGGACTCGATCCCGCGATGGCCGACGCCTGGCTGGGCCTGCACGCGCTCCGGGTCGACACCACCAACGCGTTATTGCGCATGTACGCGCACCGGGACCGCTTCGGGGAACAGCGGGCCCGGCACCGGCGGACCCTGAACTCCTGGTACTGGCTGGGCTGGTGGGTGCAGCCGGTGCTGGAGAGCCGGCGGGACCTGCTGCTGGCCCACGCCTCGCACTGGCTGGACGGCCGCCACGTCCCCGAGCTGGACCAGGCACTCGCCGCCCTGCCCCCGGTGGACACCGATCCGCAGGTGCGGTTCCTGCACGCCTGCCGGGCCTATCTGGTCAAGGACTGGGAGCAGTTGGTCCGGCAGACCGAGCCGCTGGTGGACGATCCGCTGCTGGGCATCGAGGCGGGGCTGTTCGGCGGGATGGCCCGGGTCCGGCTGGAGATGTACGGGCAGGCGGAACCGATGCTGTCGGCGGCGCTGATGCGGTGCCGCAGCGAGCAGCCGCAGCGCAAGGAGCTGCGCTACTGGCTGGCGCGGGCGCACGAGGGCACCGGGCGCAGTGCGGCGGCGCTGCCGCTGTACCGGGCGGTGCACCGGGTGGACCCGGCGTTCATGGACACCGCGGCCCGGCTGACGGCCATCGAGGACGGCGACGACACCGACGGCATGGCCGGGATGGCCGGGTACTCCGGATTCGGGAGCTACGGCGGGCACGGCCCACCCCCGGCGGGCGGGGACTTCGCGGCGGTGGCGCTGGGCGGCGGCGGTCCCGTCCAGGACATCGCGGCGGACGGCCAGGCGGAGCCCGACCCGCTGACCTCGCCGCCCCCCGCGGGCCGGGTGGAGGGCGCACGGCGCAAGGTGTCCGTGCCGCCGCAGGGCGCGCCCACGGGACTGCCGGCCGGACCGGCCGACCCGGAGGCGCTCGCCGAGGCGCTGGCGGAGCTGGAGCGGATGGTGGGGCTGGAGCCGGTCAAGCGGCAGGTGAAGGCGCTCTCCGCGCAGCTGCACATGGCGCGGCTGCGGGCGGGGCAGGGGCTGCCGGTGCAGCCGCCGAAACGGCACTTCGTGTTCTCCGGGCCCTCCGGCACGGGCAAGACGACGGTGGCCCGGATCCTGGGCCGGGTGTTCTACGCGCTGGGCCTGCTGGGCGGCGATCATCTGGTGGAGGCCCAACGCGCCGACCTGGTGGGTGAGTTCCTCGGCCAGACCGCCGTGAAGGCGAACGAGCTGATCGATTCGGCGATCGGCGGGGTGCTGTTCGTGGACGAGGCGTACAGCCTCTCCAACTCGGGCTACAGCAAGGGTGACGCGTACGGGGACGAGGCCCTCCAGGTGCTGCTGAAGCGGGCCGAGGACAACCGGGACCACCTGGTGGTGATCCTGGCGGGCTATCCGGCCGGGATGGACCGGCTGCTGTCCGCCAATCCGGGGCTGTCCTCCCGGTTCACCTCCCGGGTGGACTTCCCCAGCTACCGGCCGCTGGAACTGACTGCGATCGGCGGGGTGCTGGCGGAGGCGAACGGGGACGGCTGGGACGAGGAGGCCCTGGAGGAACTGCGCAGCATCAGCGGGCACGTGGTGGAGCAGGGCTGGATCGACGAGCTCGGCAACGGCCGGTTCCTGCGCACCCTGTACGAGAAGAGCTGCGCGTACCGGGATCTGCGGCTGGCCGGCTTCCCCGGTGAGCCGTCCCGCGACGACCTGGCGACGCTGCGGCTGCCGGACCTGATGCAGGCCTACGGGGAAGTCCTGTCGGGCCGCGGCCCCCAGGACCGCCCGGAGCCGCCGCCGCTGTGA
- a CDS encoding PH domain-containing protein, giving the protein MTESAAQPVPPALPVTFRPTRTRAVLLSVGLAMFATITAIALLLETLSTGERISFVFTAVLLTSVLVLLSRPKVVADEAGVTVVNLTTTRRLEWAQILRVNLRPGDPWVFLDLSDGTSLPALGIQPGVARAQAIGDARALRALAETRGTGATDH; this is encoded by the coding sequence ATGACCGAGTCCGCCGCCCAGCCCGTACCGCCCGCCCTGCCGGTCACCTTCCGGCCGACCCGCACCCGGGCGGTCCTGCTGAGCGTCGGGCTCGCCATGTTCGCCACCATCACGGCGATCGCCCTCCTGCTGGAGACCCTCAGCACGGGCGAGCGGATCAGCTTCGTCTTCACCGCGGTCCTGCTGACCTCCGTCCTCGTCCTGCTCAGCCGCCCCAAGGTGGTCGCGGACGAGGCCGGCGTCACCGTCGTCAACCTGACGACCACCCGCCGCCTGGAGTGGGCGCAGATCCTGCGCGTCAACCTCCGCCCGGGCGACCCGTGGGTCTTCCTGGACCTCAGCGACGGCACCAGCCTGCCCGCCCTCGGCATCCAGCCCGGAGTCGCCCGGGCCCAGGCGATCGGCGACGCCCGCGCCCTGCGCGCCCTCGCCGAGACCAGGGGAACCGGCGCAACCGACCACTGA